The following DNA comes from Novipirellula caenicola.
TGCAGCGTCGCAACGTCCGTCTGGCCAGCCTGGACCCGCCGCTGTGTGCTCTGCAACGCCCTTGAGATTTGCAAGGCAATTTGACGCTGCTGGGGATCCAGATAACGGTTGCGGCTACTGAGCGCCAAGCCATCGGGTTCACGAACGGTGTCACAGGCGACCACGTCGATGCCGACGTTCAGGTCACGCACCATCGCTTCGATGACTTTGAGTTGTTGATAATCCTTGCGTCCAAAAAACGCATGCGTGCCCGGCAAAATCTGGAATAATTTCAATACAATCGTGGCAACACCTCGGAAATGATCGGGGCGAAACTCGCCTTCCAATGACGCGGCCACTGCGGGCGGATCCACGTAGGTGCTGAAGCCTGGCGGATAGATCAGGCTCGTCTCGGGAACGAACACCGCCGATGCTCCCTGCGACGCTAACAGCTCGCAATCTTGTTCAAGCGTTCGCGGGTATTTCTGCAAATCTTCA
Coding sequences within:
- the panC gene encoding pantoate--beta-alanine ligase, which translates into the protein MDRLDTPEAARDYVHAARRKGQRVGIVPTMGALHQGHLSLVAESQKHCDTTIATIFVNPTQFAPHEDLQKYPRTLEQDCELLASQGASAVFVPETSLIYPPGFSTYVDPPAVAASLEGEFRPDHFRGVATIVLKLFQILPGTHAFFGRKDYQQLKVIEAMVRDLNVGIDVVACDTVREPDGLALSSRNRYLDPQQRQIALQISRALQSTQRRVQAGQTDVATLQNEMRHELLGGGDPAKAVDKIDYASIVDADSLAPLTELDRPAVALIAAFVGPTRLIDNLLL